The following proteins are co-located in the Acinetobacter sp. NCu2D-2 genome:
- a CDS encoding FAD-binding oxidoreductase: protein MNAPVALTPELLTQLTAIVGENRIKTDTDSLQNWGRDHTKHFDPNPSVIVFPSSTEQVQAIVKLANQFNVAITPSGGRTGLSAGAVAANGEIVVSMDKMNQILDFYPADRMVRVQAGVVTEQLQNYAEEQGMYYPVDFASSGSSQIGGNIGTNAGGIKVIKYGMTRNWVLGLTVVTGKGDILRLNKGMIKNATGYALQHLFIGGEGTLGLVTEAEIKLERQPHDLQVLVLGVPDFDAVMPVLHAFQKKIDLTAFEFFGELAMQKVLANGHVQRPFETECPFYVLLEFEAPFEPIMDSAMEIFEHCMEQGWVLDGVMSQSLEQVHNLWRLREDISESIAPFTPYKNDISVLITHVPAFIKEIDAIVNENYPDFEICWFGHIGDGNLHLNILKPENLSKDEFFGKCQVVNKYVFDTVKKYDGSISAEHGVGMTKKPYLDYTRSAEEIQYMKALKQVFDPQGIMNPGKLFDL, encoded by the coding sequence ATGAATGCTCCAGTCGCTTTAACCCCTGAGTTATTGACCCAATTGACTGCAATTGTGGGTGAAAACCGTATTAAAACCGATACGGATAGTCTCCAAAATTGGGGTCGCGATCATACTAAGCACTTTGATCCAAACCCATCTGTCATCGTTTTCCCATCTTCGACTGAACAAGTTCAAGCGATTGTAAAACTTGCTAATCAGTTCAATGTAGCGATTACCCCAAGTGGCGGTCGTACCGGTCTTTCTGCAGGTGCGGTAGCAGCGAACGGTGAAATCGTGGTGAGCATGGACAAGATGAACCAAATCTTGGACTTCTACCCAGCAGACCGTATGGTGCGTGTGCAAGCAGGTGTAGTGACTGAACAACTGCAAAACTATGCCGAAGAACAAGGCATGTATTACCCAGTCGATTTTGCATCATCAGGTTCAAGTCAAATTGGCGGTAACATCGGTACAAATGCCGGTGGTATTAAAGTCATCAAATACGGCATGACACGTAATTGGGTGCTAGGTCTGACTGTCGTGACAGGTAAAGGCGACATCCTGCGTTTGAACAAAGGCATGATCAAAAACGCAACCGGTTATGCACTTCAACACTTATTTATTGGTGGTGAAGGCACATTAGGTTTAGTGACTGAAGCTGAAATTAAACTTGAACGTCAACCGCACGACTTACAAGTGTTAGTGCTTGGTGTTCCTGATTTTGATGCGGTGATGCCAGTCCTTCACGCATTCCAAAAGAAAATCGACCTCACTGCATTTGAGTTCTTTGGTGAACTTGCAATGCAAAAAGTCTTGGCCAATGGTCATGTACAACGTCCATTTGAAACTGAATGTCCATTCTATGTATTGCTTGAGTTTGAAGCACCATTTGAACCGATTATGGATTCAGCGATGGAAATCTTTGAACACTGTATGGAACAAGGTTGGGTGCTTGATGGCGTGATGAGCCAAAGCCTTGAGCAAGTACATAACTTATGGCGTTTACGCGAAGACATTTCTGAGTCAATCGCACCATTTACACCATACAAAAATGATATTTCAGTGTTAATTACGCACGTTCCTGCATTTATTAAAGAAATTGATGCGATCGTGAATGAAAACTACCCTGACTTTGAAATTTGTTGGTTCGGTCATATTGGTGACGGTAACTTGCACTTAAATATTTTAAAACCTGAGAATTTAAGCAAAGACGAGTTCTTTGGTAAATGTCAGGTGGTGAACAAATACGTATTTGATACTGTTAAAAAATACGATGGTTCAATTTCAGCGGAACACGGTGTGGGTATGACCAAAAAACCGTATCTTGATTACACCCGTTCAGCAGAAGAAATCCAATACATGAAGGCACTCAAACAAGTATTTGACCCTCAAGGGATTATGAACCCAGGTAAATTATTCGATTTATAA
- the serA gene encoding phosphoglycerate dehydrogenase: MSQHLSLPKDKIRFLLLEGVHQNAIDTLNAAGYTNIDYRKTALEGEALKEAIKDAHFIGIRSRTQLTEEIFEAANKLIAVGCFCIGTNQVNLDAAMRRGIPVFNAPYSNTRSVAELVLAEAILLLRRVPEKSTDTHAGGWNKSAVGSFETRGKTLGIVGYGSIGSQLSVLAESMGMKVIYFDTVTKLPLGNARQVGSMGELLANADVVSIHVPDVPSTRNFMGKEQFAQMKEGSIFINAARGTCVVIEDLAEALKSGHLAGAAVDVFPKEPKANGEEFVSPLRNIPNVILTPHVGGSTMEAQANIGLEVGEKFVAYSDKGMTLSAVNFPEIALPLTEGKHRLLHIHKNIPGVLSKINNLFAEHGINISGQSLMTKGDVGYLVMDVDATASSEALDTLHEVEGTIRVRVLF; the protein is encoded by the coding sequence ATGAGCCAACATCTATCTCTACCTAAAGATAAAATCCGTTTCTTATTGTTAGAAGGCGTTCATCAAAACGCAATCGACACATTAAATGCTGCTGGATATACCAACATCGACTATCGCAAAACAGCGCTTGAGGGTGAAGCACTGAAAGAAGCGATCAAAGATGCGCATTTCATTGGTATTCGTTCACGTACTCAATTGACTGAAGAAATCTTCGAAGCTGCGAACAAACTGATCGCTGTGGGTTGTTTCTGTATTGGTACGAACCAAGTGAACTTAGATGCAGCCATGCGTCGCGGTATTCCAGTATTTAACGCACCTTACTCAAATACACGTTCGGTTGCTGAACTTGTACTTGCTGAAGCAATTCTTCTTCTTCGCCGTGTCCCTGAAAAATCAACAGATACACACGCTGGCGGTTGGAACAAATCTGCAGTCGGTTCGTTTGAAACTCGTGGTAAGACTTTAGGTATCGTAGGTTACGGTTCAATTGGTTCACAACTTTCTGTCCTTGCTGAAAGCATGGGTATGAAAGTAATTTACTTCGACACAGTGACTAAATTACCGCTTGGTAATGCACGTCAAGTTGGCTCAATGGGCGAATTGCTTGCAAATGCAGACGTGGTATCAATCCACGTACCTGACGTTCCGTCTACTCGTAACTTCATGGGTAAAGAACAGTTTGCTCAAATGAAAGAAGGTTCAATCTTCATCAATGCGGCACGTGGTACATGTGTTGTGATTGAAGACTTGGCTGAAGCGTTGAAATCAGGTCACCTTGCAGGTGCTGCGGTTGACGTATTCCCGAAAGAACCGAAAGCGAACGGTGAAGAGTTTGTTTCTCCACTTCGTAACATCCCGAACGTGATCTTAACACCGCACGTGGGTGGTTCGACCATGGAAGCGCAAGCCAACATCGGTCTTGAAGTGGGCGAGAAATTCGTAGCTTACTCTGATAAAGGTATGACTTTATCTGCAGTGAACTTCCCTGAAATCGCACTTCCATTGACTGAAGGTAAACACCGTTTACTTCACATTCATAAAAACATTCCAGGCGTCTTGTCAAAAATCAATAACTTGTTTGCTGAGCATGGCATCAACATTTCTGGTCAGTCTTTAATGACTAAAGGCGATGTGGGTTACTTAGTGATGGATGTTGATGCAACTGCATCTTCAGAAGCACTCGATACTCTGCACGAAGTTGAAGGTACAATCCGCGTTCGCGTATTGTTCTAA
- a CDS encoding EamA family transporter, which translates to MPNFRIAPAVQAPLILLIAMISMQSSGSFAKILFEQFPIVTVSAMRLLLGALVLALIFKIWQINCQQVKWKAIISYGVALAGMNLLFYLAIHRLPLGIAVSFEFIGPLSVALFHARQKFDFIWVGLAILGLILLFPFNQAIEPLDPIGILFALGAGSCWALYIVAGQKPSGVSGNHTVCLGMFVGMCILMPIALCLRMPAHTFEPISLMYFLGLAVLASALPFTLEMIALRNLTALSFGTLMSLEPAIAALSGFVFLGESLLWTQWLALATIISASIGCTVTMQKRKAR; encoded by the coding sequence ATGCCCAATTTTAGAATTGCACCTGCGGTGCAAGCACCACTAATTTTACTGATTGCGATGATCAGCATGCAAAGCAGTGGTTCATTCGCCAAAATACTCTTTGAGCAATTTCCAATTGTGACGGTTTCAGCAATGCGTTTACTGTTGGGCGCTTTGGTTTTGGCACTGATTTTTAAAATTTGGCAGATCAATTGTCAGCAAGTGAAATGGAAAGCCATTATTAGTTATGGTGTCGCGCTTGCCGGTATGAATCTATTGTTCTATCTCGCGATTCATCGCTTACCGCTTGGCATTGCGGTGTCGTTTGAATTTATTGGTCCATTGTCAGTGGCATTATTTCATGCGCGGCAAAAGTTTGATTTTATTTGGGTTGGTCTTGCCATTCTTGGTTTAATTTTACTATTCCCATTCAATCAAGCTATAGAACCACTCGACCCGATTGGAATTTTATTTGCCTTAGGGGCTGGGAGCTGTTGGGCACTATATATTGTGGCAGGACAAAAACCATCCGGTGTTTCAGGCAACCATACTGTATGTCTCGGTATGTTTGTGGGGATGTGTATTTTAATGCCAATTGCCCTCTGTTTAAGGATGCCTGCACATACCTTTGAGCCGATCAGCCTGATGTATTTTTTAGGCTTAGCAGTTTTAGCAAGTGCGCTGCCTTTTACTTTAGAAATGATTGCACTGCGTAATTTAACAGCACTGAGTTTTGGCACACTCATGAGCTTAGAACCTGCCATTGCAGCATTATCCGGTTTTGTATTTTTAGGTGAGTCTTTACTATGGACACAGTGGCTAGCACTTGCCACCATTATCAGCGCGTCCATTGGCTGTACCGTGACGATGCAAAAACGCAAAGCACGATAA
- a CDS encoding EamA family transporter, with translation MPNAQLLAVLYMVLSMTSYQISASFAKQLFSVLDPVTVTILRLCFASIIVCVMFRSWKILSRLPYLKWKDLLCYSTALGLMNILFYMSLGKLPQGIAVGLEFVGPLGLALLSIKNRGDYIWVILAILGIGLMVPWSQAAHHQFDLWGAACALGAGLCWAFYIFFGQRVVQQNIGMHALTIAISISALCLLPIGLYNNAAQVVDTQYWGKAIVIAILATAIPYALDLKALKQLNKMSYGTLSSLSPALAALTGFILLGERIGILQWIALGCIMLASVGVTFRAARQTKQA, from the coding sequence ATGCCAAATGCTCAATTACTTGCTGTGCTGTATATGGTCTTATCCATGACCTCATACCAAATCAGCGCATCCTTTGCGAAACAGCTATTTAGCGTACTTGACCCTGTCACTGTTACCATTTTACGGCTGTGTTTTGCATCGATTATTGTCTGTGTGATGTTCCGTTCATGGAAGATTTTATCTCGCCTGCCTTATTTAAAATGGAAAGACTTATTGTGCTATAGCACAGCATTGGGATTGATGAATATTCTATTTTATATGTCCCTCGGCAAATTACCGCAAGGAATTGCTGTCGGTTTAGAGTTTGTTGGACCATTAGGGTTAGCATTGCTGTCAATCAAAAACCGTGGCGATTATATTTGGGTGATTTTGGCGATTTTAGGCATTGGTTTGATGGTGCCATGGAGTCAGGCTGCACATCATCAATTTGATTTATGGGGCGCAGCCTGTGCCTTAGGTGCGGGATTGTGCTGGGCATTTTATATTTTCTTTGGGCAACGTGTGGTGCAGCAAAACATTGGGATGCATGCGCTGACCATCGCAATCAGTATTTCTGCTCTATGCTTACTACCTATTGGACTCTATAACAACGCCGCTCAAGTGGTAGATACTCAATACTGGGGCAAAGCCATTGTGATTGCGATTTTAGCGACTGCGATTCCTTATGCACTCGATTTAAAAGCGCTGAAACAGTTAAATAAAATGAGCTATGGCACGCTGTCGAGTTTATCCCCTGCACTTGCAGCACTCACCGGTTTTATTCTGCTCGGTGAACGCATTGGCATACTGCAATGGATTGCCTTAGGCTGCATCATGCTGGCTTCCGTTGGAGTAACATTCCGAGCGGCACGACAAACCAAACAGGCATAA
- a CDS encoding hemerythrin domain-containing protein: MTTIFEALRESHDVQRELAEKLVQTSGDTPERRELFDQLKNELFAHAVAEDRYFYIPLMMTDSGLNITRHALAEHHEMDELLEQLTETEFSNPGWLAIAKKLSETVHHHLEEEEHGFFQQAGKILEDKQKESLAKKYQTEYKKYKKLDKDSLV, translated from the coding sequence ATGACAACTATTTTTGAAGCACTGCGTGAAAGTCATGATGTACAGCGTGAATTGGCAGAAAAATTAGTGCAAACCTCAGGGGACACACCTGAACGTCGTGAGCTATTTGATCAGCTTAAAAATGAATTATTTGCGCATGCTGTTGCAGAAGACCGTTACTTTTATATTCCTTTAATGATGACCGATTCAGGTCTGAATATCACCCGTCACGCTTTGGCAGAACATCATGAAATGGATGAATTATTAGAGCAACTGACAGAAACTGAATTTAGTAATCCGGGGTGGTTGGCAATTGCGAAAAAACTTTCTGAAACGGTTCATCACCATTTGGAAGAAGAAGAGCATGGCTTTTTCCAACAAGCCGGTAAAATTTTAGAAGATAAGCAAAAAGAGAGCCTTGCGAAAAAATATCAGACTGAATATAAAAAATATAAAAAGCTCGATAAAGACAGTTTGGTCTAA
- a CDS encoding sulfite exporter TauE/SafE family protein, whose amino-acid sequence MEIEIIISLIVFAFMAGAIDAAVGGGGLIQIPAIMGSLPHLVPATVFGTNKLASIFGTASATLSYLKQVKLPWLLLGVIALCSFVSAFIGAASVTLIPVDVLKPLVLVMLIVIAIYTLLKKQFGRVHVETELTTRILILAALGSLAIGFYDGIFGPGTGSFFIFFFIRYLKVDFLHASALSKLGNFTTNLAALSFFVPTGHVLFQIGAMMAVANICGSLVGVKLALKYGSGFIRILFLILVSLLILRLSYQMWFAV is encoded by the coding sequence ATGGAAATTGAGATCATCATCAGTTTAATTGTCTTTGCTTTTATGGCAGGGGCAATTGATGCTGCAGTGGGCGGTGGTGGTCTGATTCAAATTCCCGCCATTATGGGAAGCCTGCCGCATTTAGTGCCCGCGACGGTATTTGGCACCAATAAATTGGCATCGATTTTTGGTACGGCATCCGCTACTTTGTCGTATTTAAAACAAGTCAAATTGCCTTGGCTGCTACTTGGTGTGATTGCGCTATGCAGTTTCGTCAGCGCCTTTATTGGCGCAGCCAGTGTCACGCTGATTCCTGTCGATGTTTTAAAACCTCTAGTTCTCGTAATGTTGATCGTGATTGCGATCTATACCTTACTTAAAAAGCAGTTTGGTCGTGTTCATGTCGAAACTGAGCTGACCACAAGGATCCTTATCCTTGCTGCACTAGGTAGTCTTGCGATTGGTTTTTATGATGGAATCTTTGGTCCGGGAACGGGCAGTTTCTTTATTTTCTTCTTTATTCGTTATTTAAAAGTCGATTTTCTACATGCTTCTGCATTGTCGAAACTCGGTAATTTCACCACCAATTTAGCGGCATTAAGCTTTTTTGTGCCGACAGGGCATGTGCTCTTTCAAATTGGTGCCATGATGGCGGTTGCAAATATTTGTGGATCACTTGTTGGAGTAAAGCTCGCACTGAAATACGGCAGTGGTTTTATTCGAATTTTATTTCTCATTTTAGTCAGTCTTTTAATTTTACGTCTGAGTTATCAAATGTGGTTTGCTGTTTAA
- the truB gene encoding tRNA pseudouridine(55) synthase TruB, translated as MKASSPKIQRRHISGVFLLNKPLGISSNGALQKVRWLYRAQKAGHTGALDPLASGLLPICLGEATKFSHYLLDSVKRYQTTIQLGHSTTTGDVEGEVLLEKAVPELSEQFIQETLAKFVGDIQQVPPMYSALKKEGRPLYELARQGIEIEREVRPITISAIELLSWTENSITLDVTCSKGTYIRVLGEDIAKALGTYGHLTYLHRTKTGLFDLIPTYTIEYLESLTEQEREALLLPAYAPVQHLPQVQVPEGRGESFSRGMESNIEHAAEPQVLVFDGEKCLGLAEINDKKRLIPKRVLNL; from the coding sequence ATGAAAGCATCATCTCCTAAAATTCAGCGTCGTCATATCAGCGGTGTATTTCTACTCAATAAACCTTTGGGTATTAGCTCAAATGGCGCGTTGCAAAAAGTGCGATGGTTGTATCGTGCACAAAAAGCAGGACATACCGGCGCGCTAGATCCACTCGCTTCAGGTTTATTGCCAATTTGTTTGGGTGAAGCGACCAAGTTTTCGCATTATTTACTCGACTCAGTTAAACGCTACCAAACCACGATCCAACTTGGACATAGCACCACAACGGGTGATGTTGAGGGTGAAGTGCTTTTAGAAAAAGCAGTCCCTGAACTTTCAGAGCAATTCATTCAAGAGACACTTGCAAAGTTTGTGGGTGATATTCAACAAGTGCCACCGATGTATTCGGCATTAAAAAAAGAAGGTCGTCCTTTATACGAGCTAGCGCGTCAAGGCATTGAAATTGAACGTGAAGTGCGTCCAATTACCATTTCAGCGATTGAACTTTTATCATGGACTGAAAACAGTATTACCCTTGATGTAACTTGTTCAAAAGGCACGTATATCCGTGTGCTTGGTGAAGATATTGCCAAAGCTCTAGGCACGTATGGGCATTTAACCTATTTGCACCGTACCAAAACCGGTCTATTTGATCTGATTCCTACATATACCATTGAATATTTGGAAAGCTTGACCGAACAAGAACGTGAAGCATTGCTCTTGCCTGCGTATGCACCGGTTCAACATTTGCCACAGGTTCAGGTGCCTGAAGGTCGCGGAGAATCTTTTAGCCGTGGTATGGAAAGTAATATTGAACATGCAGCAGAGCCACAGGTGTTAGTTTTTGATGGGGAAAAATGTTTAGGATTGGCAGAAATTAACGATAAAAAACGCCTGATCCCTAAACGCGTACTCAATCTCTAA
- a CDS encoding lipase secretion chaperone: MQKYKIWIIIAIILACLVGLIMWLAPSKDQRAQDADLSPESSIEQSQLAALNSGSDSIFPSRSQQDTEINCQMQLDAGNRLIVNELTRNCFEYFITQYGEKSLEKIQKDFKTYISQNHKEPALSQIIDLWTRYIDYRKSLGEITAPAGLNQEDPAYYRSIYNSTQSLRKRFFSNYEIEGLFGTEDTYHEYTLDRMAVLDDKNLTEAQKAEKLKALFDALPEDWKENLEQINKLDDLRKLTADIKARGGSSEDIRQMRLKLVGPEATQRLENLDSERVQWKNSVNQYLSERDQIVKSTMSDSAKQQAIQQLRNQHFNKPEDKLRIETFEQVHDQGGKLPFAD, translated from the coding sequence ATGCAGAAATATAAAATTTGGATCATTATTGCCATCATCCTCGCTTGTTTAGTGGGTCTGATTATGTGGTTAGCACCATCGAAGGATCAACGTGCACAGGATGCCGACCTCAGCCCCGAAAGCAGTATTGAACAGTCCCAATTGGCGGCTTTAAATTCAGGATCAGACAGTATATTTCCAAGTCGTAGCCAACAAGATACTGAAATTAATTGCCAGATGCAGCTAGATGCCGGTAATCGTTTGATTGTGAATGAACTTACCCGCAATTGTTTTGAATATTTTATTACCCAATACGGCGAAAAATCCTTAGAAAAAATTCAGAAAGACTTTAAGACATATATTAGCCAAAACCACAAAGAACCGGCATTGTCACAAATTATTGATTTATGGACGCGCTATATCGATTACCGCAAATCTTTAGGTGAAATCACTGCCCCCGCTGGTCTTAATCAAGAAGATCCTGCTTACTACCGCAGTATTTATAATAGTACCCAAAGTCTAAGAAAACGCTTCTTCTCCAATTATGAAATTGAAGGATTATTTGGCACAGAAGACACCTATCATGAATATACCTTAGATCGTATGGCAGTTTTGGATGATAAAAATTTAACTGAAGCACAAAAAGCTGAAAAACTAAAAGCCTTATTCGATGCCCTTCCAGAGGATTGGAAAGAAAACCTTGAACAGATCAATAAACTCGATGATTTACGTAAGCTGACAGCCGACATTAAAGCGCGCGGTGGCTCAAGCGAAGATATCCGTCAGATGCGACTTAAATTGGTCGGGCCTGAGGCAACCCAACGTTTAGAGAATCTCGACAGTGAACGTGTGCAATGGAAAAACAGCGTTAATCAATATCTATCCGAGCGAGATCAAATTGTAAAAAGCACGATGAGTGATTCAGCAAAACAACAAGCAATTCAACAGCTACGTAATCAGCACTTTAATAAACCGGAAGATAAATTACGTATTGAAACTTTTGAGCAAGTGCATGATCAGGGTGGCAAATTACCTTTTGCTGATTAA
- a CDS encoding lipase family alpha/beta hydrolase, protein MRSFLKIATPLTLGLSTAFATGLSTETSAAVNAVQVVEKAKSDYAKTKYPILMVHGWLGWQRMGTNTIGLDYWYQILPDMARNGSTVFAAQLSPANTTAHRGEQLIQQVEDVLAITGKPKLNLIGHSHGGPTVLYVAQTKPQYIASITGVAGTYHGSKVADDIQNSSLLRTAFNIVGDYLLGPLIALAQLKPELEINFDASMKSLTQTGSKSFNDTVAQNAVKDGVLAATENCNKNLKTKDSKGIYYYSWTGVAQATNALDIDTILMQLGPLSYGNKDNDGMVSRCSAYIGKVINDNYRLNHTDLANMMFGLTGLLAPDPVATYRQHANRLKLQGL, encoded by the coding sequence ATGCGAAGTTTTTTAAAAATTGCGACCCCGCTAACCCTTGGGCTTAGCACTGCTTTCGCCACTGGCTTAAGTACAGAAACGAGTGCTGCTGTAAATGCGGTACAAGTGGTTGAAAAAGCAAAATCTGACTATGCCAAAACCAAATATCCAATTTTAATGGTACACGGTTGGTTAGGTTGGCAACGTATGGGCACCAATACCATTGGACTGGATTATTGGTATCAAATTTTGCCAGACATGGCACGCAATGGGTCTACAGTTTTTGCAGCTCAGCTCTCTCCTGCCAATACCACAGCACATCGTGGTGAACAACTCATTCAACAGGTTGAAGATGTGTTGGCCATTACAGGTAAGCCAAAACTGAATTTAATTGGTCACTCACATGGTGGACCAACAGTGCTTTATGTTGCACAGACCAAACCTCAATACATTGCTTCGATCACAGGCGTTGCTGGTACATATCACGGTTCTAAAGTTGCCGATGACATCCAAAACAGTTCTTTACTGCGAACTGCATTTAATATTGTTGGTGATTATCTGCTTGGTCCACTGATTGCCTTAGCGCAATTGAAACCTGAATTAGAAATTAACTTTGATGCCTCGATGAAATCGCTCACTCAAACGGGTTCTAAAAGCTTCAATGACACTGTAGCTCAAAATGCAGTAAAAGATGGCGTACTTGCAGCAACTGAAAATTGCAATAAAAACTTAAAAACCAAGGACAGTAAAGGGATCTATTACTACTCATGGACTGGGGTGGCTCAAGCGACCAACGCTTTAGATATCGATACCATCTTGATGCAACTCGGTCCTTTATCTTATGGCAATAAAGATAATGACGGTATGGTGTCACGTTGCAGTGCATATATCGGCAAGGTCATCAACGACAACTACAGACTTAATCATACCGACCTTGCCAATATGATGTTTGGTCTGACAGGTTTACTAGCGCCTGATCCAGTTGCAACTTATCGCCAACATGCCAACCGTTTAAAACTACAAGGTTTATAA
- a CDS encoding esterase/lipase family protein, protein MKTIFTLGALSFMFSSLVHASALQDYKTNFVMSTYAKTQYPIIFVHGFGLGFNRIGTDRIGLDYWYQIPQDLSRHGARVFAAELSAVGSNGIRGEQLLQQIDEVLAITGKTKVNLIGHSQGGPTIQYIEGVAPQKAASLTAIAGAMKGTPVFINAAKTPLLEPFIQAFGTLLGYAMNVLTTNRYPVDIEAALDAMNPNRIDSFNTKYGSSAIPKDCKSQGTKRTSNGIYHYSWMGNRQVTNPLDVIESTVVSLGGTFLKGEANDGALPLCSGRYGQIIRQDYYHNHFDEVNQFFGILSPFAQDPIGLYRQHANRLKLQGL, encoded by the coding sequence ATGAAAACAATATTTACGCTTGGTGCATTGAGCTTTATGTTTAGCTCGCTGGTTCATGCTTCAGCATTACAGGACTATAAAACCAATTTTGTCATGTCGACTTATGCCAAGACGCAATATCCAATTATATTTGTTCATGGCTTTGGTTTGGGTTTTAACAGGATTGGTACAGATCGCATTGGCTTAGATTATTGGTACCAAATTCCACAAGATTTAAGTCGTCATGGTGCACGTGTATTTGCTGCTGAACTCTCTGCTGTGGGTTCCAATGGAATTCGTGGTGAACAACTGTTACAGCAAATTGATGAAGTCTTGGCAATTACAGGGAAAACTAAAGTCAATTTAATTGGTCATAGCCAAGGTGGCCCAACCATTCAATATATTGAGGGTGTAGCACCTCAAAAAGCAGCTTCCCTGACTGCTATTGCTGGCGCAATGAAAGGCACACCTGTCTTTATCAATGCAGCTAAAACACCGCTACTTGAACCATTTATTCAGGCATTTGGCACACTACTGGGCTATGCCATGAACGTGTTAACAACCAATCGATATCCTGTCGACATTGAAGCAGCACTCGATGCAATGAATCCAAATCGTATCGATAGTTTTAACACGAAATATGGCTCAAGTGCTATTCCAAAAGACTGCAAGTCACAAGGGACAAAACGTACAAGCAATGGGATTTATCATTATTCATGGATGGGCAATCGACAAGTCACCAATCCACTGGATGTTATCGAAAGTACTGTGGTCAGCTTAGGTGGAACCTTTTTAAAAGGTGAAGCCAATGATGGTGCATTACCTTTATGTAGTGGTCGCTATGGGCAGATTATTCGACAAGATTATTATCACAATCATTTTGATGAAGTAAATCAGTTCTTTGGCATTTTATCTCCTTTTGCACAAGACCCGATTGGATTGTATCGCCAACATGCCAACCGTTTAAAACTACAAGGTTTATAA
- a CDS encoding esterase/lipase family protein has protein sequence MKYGLLSLGLIAASMAMLTQASTHASQVTAKSNSTYAKTKYPIVFSHGMAGFIRIGTDQFGMDYWYQILPDLARNGTNVWATRVSPFNSSEVRGEQLLQQVQEITAITGAKKVNLIGHSHGGPTIRYVAGVAPQLVASLTGVGAPHKGSPVADLILSAEGTPIENPLVGTVNFVSKAITWAQGLDPKSFPHDALAGGKSLTLAGSADFNKRFPLGMPTTACGEGKAVDGGIYNYTFTGTGTVTNILDPDSALKVTSLLIDKGKNNDGLVSVCSARFGKTIRDNYNWNHMDEVNMVLGLRNIFAPDPVDVYRQHANRLKLQGL, from the coding sequence ATGAAATATGGACTGTTAAGCCTAGGCTTAATCGCGGCTTCGATGGCAATGTTAACGCAAGCCTCCACACATGCCAGCCAAGTGACAGCTAAATCAAACAGCACCTATGCAAAAACCAAATACCCAATTGTGTTCTCACACGGTATGGCTGGTTTTATTCGTATTGGTACCGATCAATTCGGTATGGACTACTGGTACCAAATCTTGCCTGACCTAGCACGTAATGGCACTAATGTATGGGCAACTCGCGTTTCACCATTTAACTCATCGGAAGTTCGTGGTGAACAACTTCTTCAACAGGTTCAAGAAATCACAGCAATTACCGGTGCTAAAAAGGTAAACCTAATTGGGCATTCACACGGTGGCCCAACGATTCGTTATGTCGCTGGTGTTGCGCCACAACTGGTTGCGTCATTAACAGGTGTCGGTGCGCCACATAAAGGTTCTCCTGTTGCAGATTTAATTTTATCTGCTGAAGGTACTCCAATTGAAAATCCACTTGTTGGTACAGTGAACTTTGTTTCTAAAGCCATCACATGGGCACAAGGTTTAGATCCAAAAAGCTTCCCACATGATGCACTAGCTGGTGGTAAAAGCTTAACTCTTGCCGGCTCTGCTGATTTTAATAAACGCTTCCCACTCGGCATGCCAACGACAGCGTGTGGTGAAGGTAAAGCTGTCGATGGTGGGATCTATAACTATACCTTTACGGGCACAGGTACAGTCACCAACATCTTAGATCCTGATTCAGCACTAAAAGTCACCAGCCTGTTAATTGATAAAGGTAAAAATAACGACGGTCTTGTTTCAGTGTGTAGTGCGCGTTTCGGTAAAACCATCCGTGATAATTACAACTGGAACCATATGGATGAAGTGAATATGGTACTTGGCTTACGCAATATCTTTGCGCCAGATCCAGTCGATGTCTATCGTCAACATGCCAATCGTTTAAAGCTACAAGGCCTATAA